Below is a genomic region from Raphanus sativus cultivar WK10039 chromosome 4, ASM80110v3, whole genome shotgun sequence.
ataatatttttgagagttttcacgtttattataaatataataaatgtcCACAATTTAatttgctatttatttttccatACACTTTCTAATAATTATccaccaataaaatttaatcaatttgaatatttacaattaatgtttttcaaaaagtatacaaagtatcttaaaaatatagaaaatagatctatctttgtggaacaagaataaaatttagaaaatcttattttcgaAAATCGAAAAGGgtttgaaaaaaatttaaaatgacatttattatgaGACAAATGAGTGTCACGgaaatgcaaaaataaaaattaagaaacgaTTTATAGCGAACTCAATGAGTTGTCAATGCTGAATTTATTACCATTAAATTGTGATGATGGGAAATTGGAAACAAATAATTagacttttgttttgtttattctgtttccaaaagataaatattaaaagaagatattttttaaaagatacttttgtagtttttatatattttattagttttatttttgaactcaatatattatattagttaaTGATAATAAATTGTAGATTTATTAAAGATGAATTTATGGaatcactaatattttaatttatttagatTGCTAATCATAATGTATTTGTaactaaattgtttttaatatatgtaaaaggTGAAAATTTAtctgaaaatttattaatttttaaaaaggaatagTATTTATAACACATTAACCTGCTTATAAAACTTATAACCAATAAATTAATGTGGGCTCGGAAAAGAAAGCTTCGCAACCTTTCATCCATTTTCTTGTAATACAGTCATCAGTGTCAACTTTTTGacctttttataataaaaagaaacaagaaagtTCAAGGAAGACATTTAGTTATTCAGCACGAAGACGTTTCGTACAAATAGATTACAAAACAGAGGCTCTCGTCTTTCGCCGGTGTCTAAAAATGTTGAAAAACAATGCCGACGactacaaacaaacaaaccacaACCTTTCACTAAAATCTTACGTAtagacctttttttttgttaagctATGCAAACATGTAAGGTTTGGTGAAATGTGATCCCTATTTGATGTGGTTTGGTCGTTTAGGCCATTTTTAActcaaaactttttttcttctatagttcccattaaaatagaataattctattataaaattattctttatTATAGAGaggaaaaaataaagttatgttattttttcactccactctattttagaggaaattataaagaaaaaaaatatacttgaATTGGAGATGCAGTGTCTCGAAAACAGAGTAACAAGTGTCCACTACAAGTCTATAGGATTCGCTGAGTACTCCATAGATACGAAGAGCGACCTTTTACCATATTGGTTACTTCCACCTGTAAAACCTTGCAATGGAGAGGTGATACGATACGATTAATGATTAAAACTTAACAATTATCGAAAACGATCTCATACCTTTCTggctttctctctttctttttgtgtTAACACCATTACTAAGTAAGTATTCAATCAACTAATTCTATGGATAACATTGAAAGAGACTGCTCACATTTTTGATACTAGTGATGCAAGTCCGTTGGACTATTCCATGGGAGAATAAACTGTGGAAACATAACGTTAAGGATTGGACGAATACTACCAAGTTAGGCAGACCATTAAAATTGAATACTATAATGGAAGTGCTATGTAATGAATGTACTTAGCTCGGAATCCAACCAATCGTTTGTTTGCATAAATATCAAAAGAACAAAACTCATCTAAGATTCGATTCCAAGAATAGCATCAACAGCTTTTAGCTAAGGCTAACTCTTGCACCACCATTCATATAGAAGCATCACTCGCTTCTTCTGCCAGTAGCCTCATGAACTACAATGTATCAAAAAGTAGAAGTTAATGTACAATAACTTATCAAAGATATCAAAtctataataagaaaatacaaattccAGAAGAGCACAATGACATCATCAGAAGTTAAAAAAAGATCAGAattgttaaaaaagaaaaaaagactcCGTTGCCGGTACTCGAACCCGGGTCTCTCGGGTGAGAGCCGAGTATCCTGACCAGCTAGACTACAACGGATTGGTGTTCATTCAGGTATTATAACAACTCTTCACAGTATTAACAAAGACACCAATCTAACAACACCAATCTATACCCTGCTTGAATCGTGAATCAACCTTGAACCTATCTTCCGTGCGTGCAACTACAGCACAAGTTTCATAGAAAAAAAGTTCGAAACGTACATAGGAGGAGGTTAAAGTTACATTGATTACAAGTTTGAAACATCCATATGATGTTTTTATTCGAACATATAAACGAGTGAGAGGTGCAGACTCTAGATGGAGCTCCTAAGCACTCCCCGACACTCCGAGAGCCACAAGTCAATGTGTTCTATTATATGTTGCCTCACTTTGTTCACTGCATCTGGTGAACTGCAATTCTTAGAATCacctgaaaataaaaaaaaataaaaaaaaaaataattttagtactTTTTGTCTTTACAGCTCAGAGATCCACAGAGgcttgtaatatatatataccttcaaTGATCATTGGAGACTGAGGGCATCCACGAAGATCACTTCCATGGCCACAGTTGTGACAATTCACAATGTAAGAAGGCACTATGTCATCACCAAGCATTAAACttgttaaatgtttttttacaGAGAGTTATTGTCTGAAAAGTAAAACAAAGGCTTACAGTCAGGAGATGAGGTCTGTTTGGATGCATGACGCCACGGATCTTGTGACCCATTTGTGAATACGATTTTAGTCGCTGCAATTCTATCGCCACCGTAGTACAGGTTCGTTGCATCAACTTCAGGGTAAACACCTTCCCCAAACAGACTCTTGCACAGGTCCAAATGATACCTAATGTCAACAACAACTGTACGCAATGAATGGTAACTTAAACAAAGCATGAGGGAAGTAACGAACGaagcatgtttttttttttactctgtATTGATTTGGTGAGAGCGGATGCTATCGTTAGCAGGAGCCACCTGGAAATAAGCAACTTCAGTGCAAGTTTGGAACCACCAAAGCCTATCTGCACTCTCTGGAGTAACTGCAGTGTCTAGCAGATGTTTCCTGCTATATGTTTTAGCGCTTAACCCGAAAACTTCCACGCAATACTCTCTAACATACTTAGCATATGCTTCCTGTActttacacacacacaaaacGCAATCTAtgagttcttcttcttcttcttccacgcTTTTAACGTAATATGATCAGTGATGATTGTATGTGTTACCACTAAATCACTGCCGTTCTTTTTAGCTTCCACGAGAGGGACACATAGTTTATCTGGGTTTCCATATTGGACCTGTCAAAAGTATCTATAAGTAGAAAGAAAAATGAGATTCATCtaagtttctatatatatatccttACTGCAACAACTTGTGCATCCGCAATCAAGTACAAGAAATCAGCATCAACATCAAGCTGCAGATATCAGAAACGTTATCAGATTCTCAGACTTCCAGAATGATTTGGATTCAGAGGAGAGATAGAAACAGCTAGACCTCGGTGGCATTGAAGAGAGCTTTCATAGCCTTGTTGTTTACTTTAAGCCCTAGCTCCACGAGCTTATTAATCTCCTGTAATACAGGTTTACACTCCGGTCCAACTGACTCGCCTATCTGCTTCCAACAAAACTTTGATTCTATATAAGTAACCTAAACTCTTGATATGGAAAGACACAAGGAACGAAGGAAGGTTTTTTCACCTGTTGATCATATTCATAGTATTCGTAGACAGCACGAACAACAGCAGAGCTAGCGAGGCTTCCACAAGTTAGATGAGGGAACTTGAGACGGAACCAAGCACTCAAAGCTCCAGAGTAAGACGCTCCGAAGAAGAACCATGGGTTATCAACACTCCCACTTCTATTCAACTTAACATTCAAAGACTCCTGCATCCATCCACATTCCACACACAAACAACCTCACTGTGAGTTACAGTCTTACATACAAACAGCTTGTTGTAgatcattagaaaaaaaacagCAAAGAAAAGACTTTGCCTGGTAATATTCACGGAAAGCAGCTAAATCGGAAAGAGCCTGTTTAGAAGAAAGAAACTTGAGATTCTCACTGGATAATGAGTTAAAAGGAGAGCTCTTTCCGTAGTAACGGTGCTCAAGCGAAACAACGCCTGCTTCAAACTTCTTTGCCAACAccttagagaaaaaaaaaaaagaacaatgttTATCAGAGAAACTAACTTtctttaaatacaataaaaaatgAGTTAGGAGGAGGAATCAATACACTCAAGTAGTCATTTGGGATCCCATTGCAAGGACCTTCACCACAGATCATCAGAAAGATTGGTCCATCTGGAACTCGTAAATGGTCGAGATACTCATAGTATCTCTGTCCGAATTTGCGATGGTCCTGAggacacaagaaaaaaaaaaaacacaaacagagAAATCTAAAAAGTTTCCACCTTTGACCACAAATCGAACAAGAAAAAAGGAATAAAGATGATTCATTTATACATAGGGAGAGAAGTGATCGAGGGTTTGGTTGAACCAGAGCTCGTCTCTCGTCAAGTACTTGCCGCTTGCGGACAAACCATGAGATATCCTTCGAGGTTGTAGTAATCCATCGGACAAGCTCGTGGATGACAGAAGCACTGTGAAGGTCGTTAGTAAAGCAAAACCGATCGCCGTCGTCATATCTCGCCGTGAAAATTCTATCGCCGTTAAGTTCAAAGCCAACGGACAGCAACAGAAGAAATAACGGCTCGGTAATGATTAAAAACAGAACTCGAAACTGATAAGTTTTGGTCAAAAAGTCAAAATTCTCAAAACAGGCCGTCTATGATTCTTAATGGGCCCAATAATGGGCCTAATCTCAGGCCTCCATTCAAAAATCCAGCAGGCCATCACCTTTTGTAATGACAGATCACATTACATCTCCCTTCAATATTGGCAAATGTAACTAACTAATTTGCCTCTGTAGATTCAaggaattatatatttttgctgTTTTAGAGAAAAGGGGAAAACCATTTACAAATGGTCTGATACTAATGTTGTTTTTCTGATGATAACCTTCAATTACTTTTGACCTCACATCATTTGAAATCAATATACATTTGATTATATCATTCGTCTTTTATAATTAGCTTAATCATTCTAATATCAAAAAACCGGTTCATATGAAGACTTGCAAAGAACACCAAAGTGCCTTGCTGTTGTCAAATCCATCAATGACAGTTTAGCTTTTACTATATTCTCACATGTTATTATCACTCACATTCAGACTCTTACAGCACATTCGTATCCTATATAATGATCAATCATCGTCTCTTCTTGTTCACGACTTCAAGATTTAGTCTATTATTGGGTATCGTTTAAGCATATCGTGTAACTGGCGTCAGCCATAGTTGATATCAGAGCTATGCTTGCATCAGACTAAACATACAATcgataaaatgaaaaaaagaaacacgCTAGTCTTACCGGAGATTTTGTCGTTGTTGGGTTAATTATAGAGAAAACCATgtgtttaattataaatatataaaatcagcAAAACCCTGATAcatgttcggatatttttagaCTATTGCATACTTATAGTGGAAGATACTACATATCTATAAAGTATGataaatgatcatatatatgaatatatttaggAAGTTGACCATTAAagttatttttctaaattttcgaaaatattaaatttatcaacATATGTTAGTACAGatttaatttgtaaaaataaaatttatagatgtttttttttttttgcttaacatTTGGAAAATTTATAGATGTTGCAATGAAGATTGTAGATTACACTTCTAGGATAAGCATAATGAGAgtactatacatatatattcatattatgTGTGCCCGTTTGTGTATGACGCATTATGTTAGTGGGAGGAGACAAAAGGAATGAGTGATTCTCAAGATTGTTGTGTGATTAGAGAGAGCTATTTACAAGTTTAACCTGTTTAGTGAACATATATAGATACGTGTAAAATTGTTTTAGTTTTCCTAGATAGGTTAAAAAttggtttatgttttatttgcCTTTGTTAATTAGTTCTAGTGAATGTGATCATGTCGATCTTAAACTAACAACtaagatatataaaaacttACTTTTCGGCACTCACGAGTTCAAAGTTGAAAACTATTTTCTCAAAATTGGCAGTAGATATGTTATCGTTATCACATGCTAATATACTATATGCTAAGTGCTTGTGAATGGACGGCGATTTATAATATGTAGTTAGTTATCTTGTTTTCAGGAGTTATCCAAAGGCAAAATTTGTAtgcaaataaattttcaaacaaCAACATATTCACGTtctaaaaacacacacatatatatatatatatatatatatatatattgaaattgaATTAGTTTTCAACCCATATAATAGAAATATGTAAGGattttcacatatatattatctaattgCTCAGAGCCTCAGACTTGATACGACtctataattattaaatttgctATATGATCCAGTATAACGCATAAAAATCACAATGATTTATTCTGAACAAATGATCTTACAAAGAATTTGGGCAAGTTGCAACTTACAACTTACAACTAGAGTCTGTCTAGTTGTAAGTTGTAAGTTGCATTCtcatgtttttaatttgaaaatcgtttagcaaaaaaaaaaaaaaaactagaatcTGTTTTTTGCCGGTTACGCTAACATActgatttcgtttttttttcctatacaTGTTTAACAATCTGTGTGATtgttctactatatatatatatattctatatacAGAACATGagctttttaatattaaatatatgtattatatttacgctttgataaaatatatactagatcGCGAGTGGTTGATAGCTCCGGTTTTGAAAACTTGGTATATCCAAATAATAGGTAGGAACATAAACTGTAAATGTATTATATGGGGTAACTCAATTTGCGGTTTCTATACCTGTTATGTTCCTTATTCAAGCTCTCATTTTTGCCACTTTTTATGTTCAATAAATCCAGTAGAAACAtgtaaaaaataacaaaataaaataaaagctaTGCAAGGAGTTCATTCACCGGCCAAAAGCTCAGAGAAAGGTCGATGGGACCCACTTAGGATGATTAGTTCCGCCGCTTGATTAGTGACTGTCGGCCGACCCACCACCGTCCTACGTGGACATCTCTTCTTCCCTCATACTATTTTAGTTTTACCTCTCATCTATTAACACTTGCAAAGTACCCTGTAGTTATTTTCACAGTAGCAGTCGACATAAGAAGCCAAAAGGAAAGTAACACCTTAAACCAAAAGCCCCTTATtgatttctgaaaactaatcaAATTATGGTAAACTAAATTATAATTACCAATACCGTCTGTAACTTTAAATCATAATGAGTTCATCTATAACCGAAAAGAACTAGAAATATACTAACATACTcaaaagataaataataaaaaatactaatatactCGGAGAATAATATTGGATTTATgtgatatttaattttcattttccagAACGTATGACACTTAATTAActtagaaaattaatattttcttgaaaaagaagaaaatcaataTATTCCTCCTCTTTTTACTCATGAACTCTTATTAACTGATCATTTATCATCATCCTAACATCAATAAAGCAAgatacttcctctgttttttaaagatgtatgttttggtatttttacacatattaaaaaaacacattaactatacataatttttagaaattatcaaaatccaatgcattttaaccaatagtctttcaataaattcaatcaattttattgaaatttgcaatttttgtataggaaacataaaaaatacatctttgtgaaacaatttagttttctaaaacatctatctttaaaaaacggagggagtactattaacaaatataaatttttgttgaTTAATATGATGGAAAATAATGAAAGAGTCAACGTCAAAACAACGGCAATAAGTGCACATTTGAGCTCAACAAGTTATGCCTAACCACGTTTAATGAAATTGTATATATGACATAGGTCCAAAGCATTCAGGACCAGATCGTTTCACTTTGTTAATTGTTATATGTTTTTCTGGTGGCATGTCGTTTGCAAGCTCTTCACTAATTCATGTTTAGTCTTGTTCATAATGGATATAGGTAGTGCTGGGTTTGCGGGTCGacccgccccgacccgccccgcCCCGCTGCGGGTCGATTCATTTTTTCGATTCAAAAATTCGACCCGCTTAACCCGCATCTAAAAAATGTAAGACCCGCCCCGCCCCGCATAAATTAGCGGGTAACCCGCGGGACCCGCGTgtaatataaaaaacaataaaaataattattttagtaatattttttgaaaaaacaatataaataatatattttaattaaatttttaaaaatattcgtactttttattattatttttataaaaaacataatttttattaaaaataaatcatattttaaaaagaattttttttttttttaattttgcgggttggcgggtacccGCCGTTTAAATTCagtcgacccgcacccgccccgcgttaaaatcactcgacccgcacccgcacccgcaaacagtttttttcaaatcactcgacccgcacccgctcCGCGGCGGATCAAACGGGGCGGGGCCCGCGGATAATGAATCAAATTCCCAGCTCTAGATATAGGAGACCTTCTACCAAAAACATAAGTTATACCATAAGCTacactaaatataattttagttcAACATACTCTTTTGCTAAAATAAGTGGATTGGTCAGTAATTAATGGTTAATAAAAAAACGTAAACTGTTTCGAATCAGAATAACATATGcaaagtttatataataatgttgAGACTATGATATACACATAAATCTTTCATATGCTGGAATGACGCTCTCGGAatatatcaaatcatttttggtaccaaaataagattttaactttatttttgtttcgtCTGATATGTATATACTAGCTTTATTTATCTTCTACGTAAAGACAATAGCTCAACAGCCAACCAATAACCGGCGCGTAATGGCTTCTGTTCGATTTCACTCCCTTCTCGTTGGTTCTTGTCGTTATATCATTGGAGAAGAAAAGACCGTCACTAGAGAAGTCTTTAAAAACGAATCGACCTTTTATAAAAGCTCACAAGCATGTGAAGCGGGAGGTTGTTTAATCTCTGCCACGTCTCAAAGGACATACTCTGTGGTGCC
It encodes:
- the LOC108849004 gene encoding probable serine protease EDA2 encodes the protein MTTAIGFALLTTFTVLLSSTSLSDGLLQPRRISHGLSASGKYLTRDELWFNQTLDHFSPYDHRKFGQRYYEYLDHLRVPDGPIFLMICGEGPCNGIPNDYLSVLAKKFEAGVVSLEHRYYGKSSPFNSLSSENLKFLSSKQALSDLAAFREYYQESLNVKLNRSGSVDNPWFFFGASYSGALSAWFRLKFPHLTCGSLASSAVVRAVYEYYEYDQQIGESVGPECKPVLQEINKLVELGLKVNNKAMKALFNATELDVDADFLYLIADAQVVAVQYGNPDKLCVPLVEAKKNGSDLVEAYAKYVREYCVEVFGLSAKTYSRKHLLDTAVTPESADRLWWFQTCTEVAYFQVAPANDSIRSHQINTEYHLDLCKSLFGEGVYPEVDATNLYYGGDRIAATKIVFTNGSQDPWRHASKQTSSPDLPSYIVNCHNCGHGSDLRGCPQSPMIIEGDSKNCSSPDAVNKVRQHIIEHIDLWLSECRGVLRSSI